In Symmachiella dynata, the following are encoded in one genomic region:
- a CDS encoding ABC transporter permease subunit/CPBP intramembrane protease, with protein sequence MTPTPDHEQPLYSASTGVLNRWRRLGRLAAKELREILRDRRTIITLVLMPVLVYPLLSIAFQQFFLSRAGDFQQPVYTIGIKGDQQYAEMTNFFARYAPSQDLKADDSTAPQPDKPKFKYFQAPDLRAAIQNGQVDLGLDFEIESPGGIGPEHALAARCELIYDSTSANGYEAAQIIRKAVDIANKEFLQQRLEQLGVDQRAVPVQTQIEELDTDADVAAVSLTSVIPLILILMTITGAVYPAIDLTAGERERGTLEILIAAPIPRMGLLIAKYIAVMTVAMLTASVNLAMMAVTISVSGLGEKLLGGNGLTPQMMIQVFCLLVLFAMFFSAVLLALTSFARSFKEAQAYLIPLMLLSLAPGVMSLMPGLELTGTLAVLPLINIVLLGRDLMQSNVELTSLVAVVVSTSIYSLVAIAIAGKIFGAEGVLYSTQGSWSDFLRRPDEPTGAPTLTNAMFCLACLFPAYFIISSLTARAEELPVATRVLLSAGATGFLFGLFPLAAAYLGRVRLIAGFSLWRPQLVTIVGGMLLGLSLWPFAHEFTLMTNTFQLDDRFQETAKRIIEQVQAIPPVLLVLAYAVIPATFEEFCFRGYLYNAIRPRTTAVQTILATAIIFGLFHFVTQGALSMERLANSTILGIILGWMRYKTDSIWPGIVMHTCHNGFLLIMAHYARQLEARFPQFQDRQHLPASWLIGAGAVAIIGFALVQLFASPPPRESETVALETS encoded by the coding sequence ATGACCCCGACACCGGACCACGAACAACCCTTATACTCAGCGTCGACCGGCGTGCTCAATCGTTGGCGACGCTTGGGACGTTTGGCAGCCAAGGAACTGCGGGAAATCCTCCGCGACCGGCGTACAATCATCACGCTGGTACTGATGCCGGTCCTGGTCTATCCGCTACTGAGCATCGCGTTTCAGCAATTCTTTTTGTCCCGCGCCGGTGATTTCCAACAGCCCGTCTACACCATCGGAATAAAAGGTGACCAGCAATACGCTGAGATGACGAATTTCTTCGCGCGGTATGCGCCGTCGCAGGATTTAAAGGCTGACGATTCGACGGCCCCGCAACCCGACAAACCCAAATTCAAATACTTCCAGGCGCCCGATTTGCGCGCGGCTATCCAAAATGGGCAAGTTGATCTCGGTCTAGATTTCGAGATCGAATCCCCCGGCGGCATCGGTCCCGAACATGCCCTCGCCGCGCGTTGTGAGTTGATCTACGACAGCACTTCGGCCAACGGTTACGAGGCAGCGCAGATCATTCGTAAGGCGGTCGACATCGCAAACAAAGAGTTTCTCCAGCAACGATTGGAACAGTTGGGCGTCGACCAACGCGCAGTGCCTGTCCAAACGCAAATCGAGGAATTGGATACCGACGCCGATGTAGCCGCTGTCTCCTTGACCAGCGTGATTCCGTTGATTTTGATTCTGATGACAATCACCGGCGCCGTCTATCCGGCCATCGACCTGACCGCTGGCGAACGCGAACGAGGAACTTTAGAGATTTTGATCGCGGCACCGATTCCGCGAATGGGTCTACTGATCGCCAAGTACATCGCAGTGATGACGGTCGCTATGCTAACCGCCTCGGTCAATTTGGCGATGATGGCCGTTACGATCAGTGTGAGCGGACTGGGAGAGAAATTATTAGGTGGCAACGGATTGACGCCGCAAATGATGATTCAGGTGTTTTGCCTGTTGGTGCTGTTCGCCATGTTCTTTTCAGCGGTGCTGTTGGCGCTGACCAGCTTTGCCCGCAGCTTTAAGGAGGCGCAGGCCTATTTGATTCCGCTGATGCTGTTATCCCTGGCACCGGGCGTGATGAGCCTCATGCCTGGGTTGGAACTGACCGGCACCTTGGCCGTATTGCCGTTGATCAACATCGTTTTGTTGGGCCGCGACTTGATGCAATCCAATGTGGAGCTGACTAGTTTGGTGGCGGTCGTGGTCTCGACCAGTATCTATTCGCTGGTGGCCATTGCGATTGCCGGAAAAATTTTCGGTGCCGAGGGTGTGCTCTACAGCACGCAAGGGAGTTGGTCTGATTTCCTCAGGCGTCCCGACGAACCGACCGGCGCACCGACGCTCACCAACGCCATGTTTTGTCTGGCGTGCCTGTTTCCGGCCTACTTCATCATCAGCAGTCTGACTGCTCGGGCTGAGGAATTACCAGTGGCGACTCGTGTCTTATTGTCAGCCGGAGCGACTGGATTTTTGTTCGGTCTGTTTCCACTGGCGGCGGCTTATTTGGGGCGGGTGCGGTTGATTGCTGGGTTTTCTCTGTGGCGTCCCCAACTGGTCACCATTGTGGGTGGCATGTTGCTTGGGCTTTCGCTGTGGCCGTTCGCGCATGAATTCACATTGATGACCAACACGTTTCAACTGGATGATCGATTTCAGGAAACGGCAAAGCGGATCATCGAGCAGGTGCAGGCGATTCCCCCGGTACTGTTGGTCCTAGCCTATGCCGTGATTCCGGCGACGTTCGAGGAATTCTGTTTTCGCGGCTACTTGTATAACGCCATCCGCCCGCGCACGACGGCGGTACAGACGATCTTGGCGACGGCGATTATCTTCGGACTGTTTCATTTTGTAACGCAAGGCGCGCTATCGATGGAGCGACTGGCGAATAGCACGATACTGGGGATCATCCTGGGTTGGATGCGATACAAAACCGATAGCATCTGGCCCGGCATTGTGATGCACACCTGTCACAACGGTTTTCTGTTGATCATGGCGCACTATGCCCGCCAGCTGGAGGCTCGTTTTCCGCAATTCCAGGACCGGCAACACCTGCCCGCCTCGTGGTTGATTGGTGCGGGTGCTGTGGCGATTATCGGATTCGCACTCGTGCAGTTGTTTGCCTCACCCCCTCCGCGCGAATCTGAGACGGTTGCCCTCGAAACGTCATGA
- a CDS encoding ABC transporter ATP-binding protein: protein MIEVHRLFKEFSLPGGEPLTAVNGISFSVAAGEVYGLLGPNGAGKTTTIRMLLGLLQSTSGWAAIGGYRSRDAPDEVKRRVGLVAANAGVYQWLTVREMLLFFADVYGVPVPEAKQELVRLSELLGFQGFLDQRCSTLSTGQKQRVNLARALIHRPPVLLLDEPTLGLDVFGSQVVVEFIEHLRDEGKAVILCTHRLHEAERVCDRFGLMHHGNIVSEGTLQELRERTGCESLVDMFLKLSGSGPALAASFGEAPA from the coding sequence ATGATTGAAGTCCACAGATTGTTTAAAGAGTTTTCACTCCCCGGCGGAGAGCCTCTCACGGCGGTCAACGGGATTTCTTTTTCCGTGGCGGCTGGAGAAGTGTATGGCCTGCTGGGGCCGAATGGGGCGGGCAAAACCACGACCATCCGCATGCTGCTGGGGTTATTGCAATCGACCTCCGGCTGGGCGGCGATTGGCGGATATCGTTCCCGCGACGCTCCCGACGAAGTGAAGCGCCGCGTCGGTTTGGTGGCAGCCAATGCGGGGGTCTATCAGTGGTTGACCGTCCGGGAAATGCTGCTATTTTTCGCCGACGTTTATGGCGTCCCCGTTCCCGAAGCAAAGCAGGAACTGGTCCGGCTCAGTGAGCTACTCGGGTTCCAAGGATTCCTCGACCAACGTTGCTCTACCTTGAGCACCGGGCAAAAGCAACGTGTGAATCTGGCGCGGGCGTTGATCCATCGTCCGCCGGTTTTGTTGTTGGATGAACCGACGTTGGGACTGGACGTCTTCGGCAGCCAGGTCGTCGTCGAGTTTATTGAACATCTCCGCGACGAAGGCAAAGCGGTGATTCTTTGCACGCACCGGTTGCACGAAGCCGAACGGGTCTGCGACCGCTTTGGGTTGATGCATCACGGCAATATTGTGAGCGAAGGAACCCTGCAGGAATTGCGGGAACGAACTGGCTGCGAATCGTTGGTCGATATGTTTCTCAAATTGTCGGGCAGCGGCCCCGCACTGGCAGCCTCGTTCGGAGAAGCCCCCGCATGA
- a CDS encoding Sec-independent protein translocase subunit TatA/TatB, translated as MSFGPYEMIIIAVVALLLFGKRLPTAMRSVGESISEFKKGISTATDDATK; from the coding sequence ATGTCGTTTGGCCCTTACGAAATGATCATTATCGCTGTCGTGGCCCTGTTGTTATTTGGCAAACGGCTACCGACAGCAATGCGATCCGTGGGTGAGAGTATTTCAGAGTTCAAAAAGGGAATCAGCACAGCTACGGACGATGCGACGAAGTGA